One stretch of Halobaculum marinum DNA includes these proteins:
- the pdhA gene encoding pyruvate dehydrogenase (acetyl-transferring) E1 component subunit alpha yields MSDADADEEVVPDASDDPVTDPMGDVYRVLGPDGEIRGEVPDLSEDALVDIYRDMVTARRFDERAVSLQRQGRIGTYAAIEGQEASSVAATHALRDDDPVFYQYREHGAVIARGFPAEYLAYWMGHESGTAGLADIDVFPLNIGIAAHMPHAVGAAMAFDYRDDDRVACAHFGDGATSEGDFHEALNFAGVFDAPSVFVCHNNGWAISIPREDQTASPTLAQKADAYGFEGVRVDGMDPLAVYRVVDEAARKARGETDSDHRPTLIETVEYRFGAHTTADDPSQYRDDDAGDAWRAWDPIPRMEGFLRNEGIADDDLVESVREEADERVAAVIDEAERFEADPADMFADVYAETPAELQRQKEGLLAAIERHGRDAFLREE; encoded by the coding sequence ATGAGCGACGCCGACGCCGACGAGGAGGTCGTCCCGGATGCGAGCGACGACCCCGTCACCGACCCGATGGGGGACGTGTACCGCGTGCTGGGGCCGGACGGCGAGATTCGCGGCGAGGTGCCCGACCTCTCCGAGGACGCCCTCGTAGACATCTACCGCGACATGGTGACCGCGCGGCGGTTCGACGAGCGCGCGGTCAGCCTCCAGCGACAGGGTCGCATCGGCACCTACGCCGCCATCGAGGGGCAGGAGGCCAGTTCCGTCGCCGCGACGCACGCCCTCCGAGACGACGACCCCGTGTTCTACCAGTACCGCGAACACGGCGCCGTCATCGCGCGCGGCTTCCCCGCCGAGTACCTCGCCTACTGGATGGGCCACGAGTCTGGGACCGCCGGCCTCGCCGACATCGACGTGTTCCCGCTCAACATCGGCATCGCGGCGCACATGCCCCACGCCGTCGGCGCGGCGATGGCGTTCGACTACCGTGACGACGACCGCGTCGCGTGCGCCCACTTCGGCGACGGCGCGACCTCGGAGGGGGACTTCCACGAGGCGCTCAACTTCGCCGGCGTGTTCGACGCGCCGAGCGTGTTCGTCTGCCACAACAACGGGTGGGCCATCTCCATCCCGCGCGAGGACCAGACCGCCAGCCCCACGCTCGCACAGAAGGCCGACGCGTACGGGTTCGAGGGCGTCCGCGTCGACGGGATGGACCCGCTGGCGGTGTACCGCGTCGTCGACGAAGCCGCCCGGAAGGCCCGCGGCGAGACGGACAGCGACCACCGCCCGACGCTGATCGAGACGGTCGAGTACCGCTTCGGCGCCCACACCACCGCCGACGACCCGAGCCAGTACCGCGACGACGACGCGGGCGACGCGTGGCGCGCGTGGGACCCGATCCCCCGGATGGAGGGGTTCCTCCGGAACGAGGGTATCGCCGACGACGACCTGGTCGAGTCGGTCCGCGAGGAGGCCGACGAGCGCGTCGCCGCCGTCATCGACGAGGCCGAGCGGTTCGAGGCCGACCCCGCCGACATGTTCGCGGACGTGTACGCCGAGACGCCGGCGGAACTCCAGCGACAGAAGGAGGGACTGCTCGCCGCGATCGAACGGCACGGGCGGGACGCGTTCCTGCGCGAGGAGTAG
- a CDS encoding threonine synthase, with protein sequence MQTTDAFDGLACTDCGESFGVDEHGRCPDCGAPLSPTYDLDAVDADGFGDADAPGQFRFGDLLPVTADATVTAGEGDTPLVRTDRLAEELGVGAAFLKDEGRNPTGTYHDRGMSLAVTAAAERGLEPLALAAAGNAGQSAAAYAGRADLRSYSFVPSRTAFSNKAMVNVHGGEMRVVGGRYGDAAAAVDDQLAAEYHSLQEFTTPYRHDGAKTLAYELLDAGDSTLPDAVVLPASTGELVVGVVQGLRDLVRLGLADEVPDVYAVQAAGCAPIATAVESGANAVEPWATPDTIVGEVEIEAPAGGDLALSALQEVDGDALTVEDDDALESAVTVAQTEVVEVGGAGGVALAGAWHLAEDGTLGADDEVVVVNPDAGVKTPDVLRSHLMGKGI encoded by the coding sequence ATGCAGACGACGGACGCGTTCGACGGGCTGGCGTGTACCGACTGCGGGGAGTCGTTCGGCGTCGACGAACACGGGCGCTGTCCCGACTGCGGCGCGCCGCTGTCGCCGACGTACGACCTCGACGCCGTCGACGCCGACGGCTTCGGCGACGCGGACGCGCCGGGGCAGTTCCGCTTCGGCGACCTCCTGCCGGTCACCGCCGACGCGACGGTCACGGCGGGCGAGGGCGACACCCCGCTGGTCCGGACCGACCGCCTCGCCGAGGAACTGGGCGTCGGTGCGGCGTTCCTGAAGGACGAGGGGCGCAACCCGACCGGGACGTACCACGACCGCGGGATGAGCCTCGCGGTGACCGCTGCCGCCGAGCGTGGCCTCGAACCGCTCGCGCTGGCGGCCGCCGGCAACGCCGGCCAGTCCGCGGCGGCCTACGCCGGGCGCGCCGACCTCCGGTCGTACTCGTTCGTCCCCTCGCGCACGGCGTTCTCGAACAAGGCGATGGTGAACGTCCACGGGGGCGAGATGCGCGTCGTCGGCGGGCGCTACGGCGACGCCGCCGCCGCAGTCGACGACCAACTCGCGGCGGAGTACCACTCGCTCCAGGAGTTCACGACGCCGTACCGCCACGACGGTGCGAAGACGCTCGCGTACGAACTGCTCGACGCGGGCGACTCGACGCTCCCGGACGCGGTCGTCCTCCCGGCGAGCACGGGCGAACTCGTCGTCGGCGTCGTCCAAGGGCTCCGAGACCTCGTCAGACTGGGCCTCGCCGACGAGGTGCCGGACGTGTACGCGGTGCAAGCCGCCGGTTGTGCGCCCATCGCGACCGCGGTGGAGTCGGGGGCGAACGCCGTCGAACCGTGGGCCACGCCAGACACCATCGTCGGCGAAGTCGAAATCGAAGCGCCCGCCGGCGGCGACCTCGCGCTCTCTGCGCTGCAGGAGGTCGACGGCGACGCGCTCACCGTCGAAGACGACGACGCGCTGGAGAGCGCGGTGACGGTCGCGCAGACGGAGGTCGTCGAGGTCGGGGGCGCCGGCGGCGTCGCGCTCGCCGGCGCGTGGCACCTCGCCGAGGACGGGACGCTCGGCGCCGACGACGAAGTCGTCGTCGTCAACCCCGACGCGGGCGTGAAGACGCCCGACGTGCTCCGGAGTCACCTGATGGGCAAGGGGATCTGA
- a CDS encoding FAD-dependent oxidoreductase, producing MSESNAVVVAGAGLAGLVAARHLAEGGAEVTVYERRREVGGRVRTRREDGFTLDRGFQVLFTGYPAVQRELDVDALDLRGFLPGAVICSANEGTRSVLSDPLRDPRALVESVFNREVTTTDKLRTLALRQDLAGRDESWFFAGHDTSIREYLREWGFSEKYVENFVAPFYGGITLDRSLATSKHVFAYTFRALSDGRIGVPSEGMGAIPEQLRASAEAAGATVVTSEGVEGVDPADGATAGVTVETTDRAVEADAAVVATDPKTARDLTDVAAIPTEGLPSTTQYYRLPATTPVETGKKILLNSDDGSPNVVVPLTDVAPAYAPDGEQLLCATFLGYDARFRDTDDLAADTREALDAWYPERSFGRLEPIHTDRIEFAQFAQPPGVHESLPGARDPEGSVYLAGDYTEWSSIQGAMESGRTAARAVLSDL from the coding sequence ATGTCGGAATCGAACGCCGTCGTCGTCGCGGGCGCGGGGCTCGCGGGGCTGGTCGCCGCCCGCCACCTCGCGGAGGGGGGTGCCGAGGTCACCGTCTACGAGCGCCGCCGCGAGGTTGGTGGTCGCGTCCGCACGCGCCGCGAGGACGGCTTCACGCTCGACCGCGGCTTCCAAGTGCTGTTCACGGGCTACCCCGCCGTCCAGCGGGAGTTGGACGTGGACGCGCTGGATCTGCGGGGATTCCTCCCGGGTGCGGTCATCTGCTCGGCGAACGAGGGGACCCGGAGCGTCCTCTCGGACCCGCTGCGCGACCCACGCGCGCTCGTCGAGTCGGTGTTCAACCGCGAGGTGACGACGACGGACAAACTCCGAACGCTCGCGCTCCGACAGGACCTCGCGGGTCGCGACGAGTCGTGGTTCTTCGCCGGGCACGACACGAGCATCCGCGAGTACCTCCGCGAGTGGGGCTTCTCGGAGAAGTACGTCGAGAACTTCGTCGCCCCGTTCTACGGCGGGATCACGCTCGACCGGTCGCTGGCGACCTCCAAGCACGTGTTCGCGTACACCTTCCGCGCACTCTCGGACGGCCGCATCGGCGTCCCGAGCGAGGGGATGGGTGCGATCCCAGAGCAACTGCGGGCGTCCGCGGAGGCCGCCGGGGCGACGGTGGTCACCAGTGAGGGCGTCGAGGGGGTCGACCCCGCCGACGGCGCGACCGCCGGCGTCACCGTCGAGACGACCGACCGCGCGGTCGAGGCCGACGCCGCGGTCGTCGCGACCGACCCGAAGACGGCTCGCGATCTGACCGACGTGGCGGCGATTCCGACGGAGGGTCTCCCGTCGACGACGCAGTACTACCGCCTGCCGGCGACGACGCCCGTCGAGACGGGCAAGAAGATCCTGCTGAACAGCGACGACGGCTCACCGAACGTCGTCGTCCCGCTCACCGACGTGGCGCCGGCGTACGCCCCCGACGGCGAGCAGTTGCTGTGTGCGACGTTCCTCGGCTACGACGCCCGCTTCCGCGACACCGACGACCTCGCGGCGGACACCCGCGAGGCGCTCGACGCGTGGTACCCCGAGCGCAGTTTCGGCCGGCTGGAGCCGATCCACACCGACCGAATCGAGTTCGCGCAGTTCGCCCAACCACCGGGCGTCCACGAGTCGCTCCCCGGCGCTCGCGACCCGGAGGGATCGGTGTATCTCGCGGGCGACTACACGGAGTGGTCGTCGATCCAAGGGGCGATGGAGAGCGGGCGGACCGCCGCGCGGGCGGTGCTGTCTGACCTGTAG